Below is a genomic region from Deltaproteobacteria bacterium.
AACTCTCTACGTCATGCCCTCGAAAGAGGGCATCCAGTAAAGCCTAATAAAATCGATCAATTACAGAGATGAGATCAAGAGTCAGCACATGGCCCCTAAATTGGTGCGGTGCCAGACGACAAAAATTCCTTTATAATTCATAGTTTTATATTCGTCTGGCACCAATTTAGAGCAGCCATCATTGTGGGCAAACAAGCTATTAGTTATGGTAGCCCGAGAGCTAGCCGACAGCATGAGTGTCGTAGAATAGGAGCTATCTCCTCCGTAGTAGAACTCACAGTAGTTGAAGACTGATCCATTCGTCCCATTAGTATCGATGTTTCCCCAATCTAAGCGGGCAGGTTGAGTGGCGTTGCCATCACCGTTGGTGTCGCATCCTTGAATACAAATACAGGGGACACTGTTTTAACGAATTGTAAAACACTGCCCCCTGAAACCTCCCTGAAACCTTTTGGAATCTCCTGAAACCCCTGGAGCTTGCTGTGCTAACGATTGTGTATTAGGTCTAATACGTTTTAAGGATAATCAAATCATGACTACTAGCGAGTATGCCATAAACCGACGTGCATTTATCGTTTGGACAATATTAATTATTGCAGCATGTGTTATTTATTTTGCAGGCATTTCACACGAACTCATTTGGTATGACGAAGCTATATCAGCGGCAATAGCTAATCACAGCTTCTCTGAAATTATGTCGTTGATGCCATATGAAAATCATCCACCGCTTTACTTTATCTTATTACATTTTACGCAGATGATCCTTGGTGATTCTGAGTGGGCTTTGCGTTTCATTTCAGCTGTCGCGGCGATCGGTATGGTGGGACTTGGGGCTGGTCCGGTACGTCGTCTCTTTGGTGACCGTACAGCTTTCGCTTATGCTATCGTCGTGTTGTCTTTTCCGGTCATGTTGATTTACGCGCATGAAACCCGAATGTATTCGCTAGCCAATTTCTCCGTAACCGCCACCGTATTATATGGGTTTTGCGCTGCCCGTGATGGTCGGATTAAAGATTGGATTATTTTTGCTATTACCTCTTTAGTAGCGGCATACTCTCATTATTACGGCCTCATAGCTGTAACTATGGCCCATATTTTTATTTTATGTTTTATTCTGATACGCCATCGCGCCCAGTTACATCGTTATCTTGCTACCGCCGCACTAATACTTATTGCTTATTCACCTTGGCTCGTAGTGCTTTTTAACCAAACCATGCGAGTTAATAAAACCAAATTCTGGATTCCTCCGGTATCTATTGAAGCTATATTCTCTGCAGTTTTTCGGCCATTTGCTTATCGTGAGTTGTTCCCTACGCCATTACCAGTTGTACAGCCAACAATGGCTGTCGCCTTTATAATTTCTTTAACGCTTATTATATTTGGTGTAATCATATCTCGCCAAAAACAAAAAACGACTACCTTCAATTTTGTTATTATGTCGTTGGTTGTTTATTGCGGCACCATATTTGTGGCTATTATTATGTCACTTATTTCGGTGCCAATTTTTTATAGTCGCTACATGGTAGTGCTATCTGGTGTATTCGCGTTGTTAATTGGCTTGGGCATTGGTCAACTTACACGCCTTAAATTATATGTTGCAACAATTGTTTTGCTGACGATTCTTCAGAGTTTTACCCTAAAAGATCTCTATACACATCAATTTAACTTGCCA
It encodes:
- a CDS encoding glycosyltransferase family 39 protein; this translates as MTTSEYAINRRAFIVWTILIIAACVIYFAGISHELIWYDEAISAAIANHSFSEIMSLMPYENHPPLYFILLHFTQMILGDSEWALRFISAVAAIGMVGLGAGPVRRLFGDRTAFAYAIVVLSFPVMLIYAHETRMYSLANFSVTATVLYGFCAARDGRIKDWIIFAITSLVAAYSHYYGLIAVTMAHIFILCFILIRHRAQLHRYLATAALILIAYSPWLVVLFNQTMRVNKTKFWIPPVSIEAIFSAVFRPFAYRELFPTPLPVVQPTMAVAFIISLTLIIFGVIISRQKQKTTTFNFVIMSLVVYCGTIFVAIIMSLISVPIFYSRYMVVLSGVFALLIGLGIGQLTRLKLYVATIVLLTILQSFTLKDLYTHQFNLPFKQVRQVLQKELKPGDLLITSDCFTVGPAYYYFPQAINYYSSNVVEAQRDEILRVMSPRLRYNQGLKELLASHKPFWSLTDSSGLSRNVYDILVHEPGWEIEGKSRTFTDPKPYSFLSFTLAKYVYTGRDNSSLKKGTLKLHLTGLKSTATVIAMLFTSFPPLDDKTPPYRYQLFSVTDNQVQGDINGLNYGEYALVVWQDENRNTRWDWKDGQPNEGVWILNHEKTDPKLGVKGFTFDVIKFAFYQPELMVTGKIAYPPFDKPPTNNALDSK